In Musa acuminata AAA Group cultivar baxijiao chromosome BXJ2-8, Cavendish_Baxijiao_AAA, whole genome shotgun sequence, one genomic interval encodes:
- the LOC135620400 gene encoding agglutinin-like → MGEAGEITFTRNGLTETNHFGGSGGNLHEISLQEDESLVGIEVSVDTLLRFTVVRNLTLRTNKKSYGPFGTNGGNAFSVDAGNIIGFFGRAGKMIDAIGVYLAPN, encoded by the exons ATGGGCGAG GCGGGAGAGATCACCTTCACCCGTAATGGTCTGACGGAGACCAACCACTTCGGTGGCTCCGGTGGCAATCTCCACGAG ATTTCTCTGCAAGAGGACGAGTCTCTTGTGGGCATCGAGGTGTCTGTGGATACGCTATTGAGATTCACTGTGGTGAGGAACCTGACACTGAGGACCAACAAGAAAAGCTACGGACCTTTCGGCACCAATGGCGGAAATGCTTTCTCTGTAGACGCCGGCAACATCATTGGCTTCTTTGGACGTGCGGGCAAAATGATTGATGCCATCGGAGTTTACCTGGCACCTAACTAG